The candidate division WOR-3 bacterium genome has a window encoding:
- a CDS encoding TlpA family protein disulfide reductase, producing the protein MNRYTGRIGEEHKGREAKSPKRFNLGTIALFCCLFFALLTFGAEGKEEKKFPKAPEWSLKDINGNEVKLTQLLKQGPVYMLCWDLPCVNCIAELDALVPVYDSLKERGFQLVALSVDKPSDEARVRGFVKSKKWPYIVVLDQQQKVKKAYNIIIKPTAVLINMKGEIVFTHIGYKKGDEKRIADEIGKWLPEESEEEKADSTEGQKQEDKKGGK; encoded by the coding sequence GCGAAGAGCACAAAGGGCGGGAGGCAAAATCGCCGAAGCGCTTCAACTTGGGCACTATTGCTCTATTCTGTTGCCTCTTCTTTGCCCTGCTAACTTTTGGGGCGGAAGGGAAAGAAGAAAAGAAGTTCCCCAAGGCACCGGAGTGGAGTTTAAAGGACATCAACGGCAACGAAGTGAAACTTACCCAGTTGTTGAAGCAGGGACCGGTTTATATGTTGTGCTGGGATTTGCCCTGCGTCAACTGTATTGCAGAACTGGATGCGCTCGTGCCGGTTTACGACTCTTTGAAGGAGCGAGGGTTTCAGCTGGTGGCGCTTTCGGTTGATAAACCATCGGATGAGGCAAGGGTACGGGGATTTGTCAAAAGTAAAAAATGGCCCTACATCGTGGTTCTGGACCAGCAGCAGAAGGTGAAGAAGGCTTACAACATCATCATCAAACCGACCGCAGTACTGATAAATATGAAAGGCGAGATTGTGTTCACCCATATCGGGTACAAGAAGGGCGATGAGAAGCGGATTGCGGATGAGATCGGGAAATGGCTCCCCGAGGAGTCAGAAGAAGAGAAGGCGGACAGCACGGAAGGGCAGAAACAGGAAGATAAGAAGGGCGGGAAATAA
- a CDS encoding DUF6029 family protein: MIAQQRSRAELVRLLRYCSILFLTTAVFGSDFSIQGSNRAEFWGYETNWATHIEDKLDLIARYGDFEGELGVLLFEPSKHSPAPRKSLRLLDYALAYSPEQLEVRLGRFYTTFGQGLTLRTYADDEFRHYKSLHGLYSRFHLPLASEITLLAGRLRDVFFQENTYKIMNELDTTDQVLGANLDSRPLNFLALGGRYVRINRAVDPTPKAFTELFGGGAAVDIGPVTLAGEFAWRLGTKPGIGGREKGFGYLANASLALTGFSLLGQFVDYTGLGFPEGVYHYNDPPTPIKSGVAINRGVDERGFGVTVSGSPVDGLYLEGELGRMFVHDDSSAGVLEGEVKGRYGIGENWNWEVKFNHMLQKNIELGTYRRVTDRPGVLVNFLTGEHTFTLEAELGWVEEQPTEPVPGGIWRYHEPLISFSYGFGARWLFTIGWQGVDMDSLHRYDNQKSWPMFETVWSISERNVLRLRIGAEKGGYTCSGGVCRYEAPFRGAKLQLISQI; this comes from the coding sequence ATGATAGCGCAGCAGCGCAGCAGGGCAGAATTGGTAAGGTTACTGCGCTACTGTTCAATCCTGTTTCTCACCACCGCCGTTTTCGGGAGCGACTTTTCAATTCAGGGTTCAAACCGTGCCGAGTTCTGGGGCTACGAGACAAACTGGGCGACCCATATTGAAGACAAACTTGATTTAATCGCCCGCTACGGCGATTTTGAAGGTGAACTGGGCGTGCTCCTGTTTGAGCCTTCAAAGCACAGTCCTGCGCCCCGCAAATCATTACGACTGCTGGACTACGCCCTCGCCTACAGCCCGGAGCAGTTAGAGGTCCGGCTGGGCAGATTCTATACCACATTTGGCCAGGGTTTAACGCTGCGAACCTATGCGGACGACGAATTCCGGCACTACAAAAGTTTGCACGGACTTTACAGCCGATTCCACTTGCCGTTAGCGAGCGAGATAACGCTCCTTGCCGGAAGATTGAGGGATGTTTTCTTCCAGGAGAACACCTACAAGATAATGAACGAACTGGACACCACCGACCAGGTTTTAGGGGCAAACCTTGACAGCAGGCCGCTCAATTTTCTGGCGCTGGGGGGCAGATATGTGCGGATTAATCGTGCGGTTGACCCGACCCCGAAGGCGTTCACCGAACTGTTTGGCGGTGGTGCCGCTGTCGACATTGGACCGGTAACGCTGGCTGGTGAGTTCGCCTGGCGCCTGGGAACAAAACCCGGGATTGGGGGCAGGGAAAAAGGTTTTGGCTATCTGGCAAACGCCAGCCTTGCCCTGACTGGATTTTCCCTGCTCGGCCAGTTTGTTGATTATACCGGTTTAGGTTTTCCTGAGGGTGTTTACCATTACAACGACCCACCGACGCCGATTAAGTCCGGGGTGGCGATAAATCGGGGGGTTGACGAGCGCGGATTTGGCGTCACAGTTTCTGGTTCACCGGTTGATGGCCTTTATCTGGAAGGTGAACTGGGGCGGATGTTTGTCCACGACGACAGTTCGGCGGGGGTGTTGGAAGGAGAGGTGAAGGGCAGATACGGCATCGGGGAAAACTGGAACTGGGAAGTTAAGTTCAACCATATGTTACAGAAGAACATTGAACTCGGAACCTATCGCCGGGTAACAGACCGGCCCGGCGTGCTGGTGAATTTTCTGACCGGTGAGCACACCTTTACCCTTGAGGCTGAACTGGGCTGGGTTGAAGAACAACCAACCGAACCGGTACCGGGCGGTATCTGGCGTTATCACGAGCCGTTAATCTCGTTCAGTTATGGGTTCGGTGCGCGCTGGCTCTTCACCATCGGCTGGCAGGGTGTTGATATGGACTCACTCCACCGCTATGACAACCAGAAGTCCTGGCCCATGTTTGAGACGGTCTGGAGTATAAGTGAGCGGAATGTTCTGCGGCTGCGAATTGGCGCCGAGAAAGGCGGTTACACCTGTTCGGGCGGGGTGTGCCGATACGAGGCGCCTTTTCGGGGTGCAAAACTACAGTTAATTAGCCAGATTTAA
- a CDS encoding 4Fe-4S binding protein, translated as MAKRRIAPHRIGQIIATVILNGYILAYVQGKILYSGFLKSVPEPVLNCYGGPLSVFACPLGSFQQILGQQGVLWWQRVPWVIIGLFVIVGAFVGRAACGWVCPFGLWQDLLYKIKLGKRAGRSRWVSFGVVSGIGLIAVALLALFVKVAVWKSLLFGWLPFVGLYLFSLYRGKMTLPPRWWLGGMLVGIGLGLLIGVKFEVNLGIAVGVVALTVFSLMGGSRVVLIAAPLVFVLALLGKPITIGNLGGVELGLILVLGVVFLIGLFDFLLKISLPVTSLKFVFFLLVAGVVAFFTGEPWFCKLCPQGTLEAGVPLVVWDPVQGLRSLVGWLFYLKVAILLFVLWVAIVIKRPFCRAVCPIGAIYSLFNRASLMRMKLDTTTCTKCAVCRRVCPMDIEPYEEPNQAECIRCFECVWACPKSSLKITT; from the coding sequence ATGGCGAAGAGGAGAATTGCACCCCACCGCATAGGCCAGATAATCGCCACGGTAATATTGAACGGCTATATCCTTGCCTATGTCCAGGGCAAGATTCTCTATTCCGGGTTTCTTAAAAGTGTTCCAGAACCGGTGCTCAACTGTTATGGCGGACCGCTTTCGGTTTTTGCCTGTCCGCTGGGTTCATTCCAGCAGATTCTTGGCCAGCAGGGGGTACTCTGGTGGCAAAGGGTGCCCTGGGTTATCATCGGTCTGTTTGTCATCGTCGGTGCCTTTGTAGGTCGAGCCGCATGCGGCTGGGTTTGTCCATTCGGGTTGTGGCAGGATTTACTTTACAAAATTAAACTGGGCAAGAGGGCCGGTCGGAGCCGCTGGGTCAGTTTTGGTGTTGTCAGTGGTATCGGGCTAATTGCGGTCGCCCTGCTCGCACTGTTTGTCAAAGTGGCGGTCTGGAAGTCGCTTTTGTTCGGCTGGTTGCCGTTTGTCGGTCTGTATTTATTCAGCCTTTACCGGGGCAAGATGACTTTACCGCCGAGGTGGTGGCTCGGCGGTATGCTGGTCGGTATTGGGTTAGGGCTGTTGATCGGAGTTAAGTTTGAAGTCAACCTGGGAATCGCTGTTGGGGTTGTTGCGCTCACCGTGTTCAGCCTGATGGGCGGCAGCCGGGTGGTGCTCATCGCTGCGCCGCTCGTTTTTGTCCTTGCCCTTCTGGGAAAGCCAATAACGATTGGAAATCTGGGCGGAGTGGAACTTGGTTTAATTCTCGTCCTCGGGGTGGTGTTCTTGATCGGGCTATTTGATTTTTTGCTCAAAATCTCCCTGCCGGTCACATCGCTCAAATTCGTGTTCTTTTTGCTCGTTGCCGGTGTTGTGGCGTTTTTCACCGGCGAACCCTGGTTCTGCAAACTTTGTCCGCAGGGGACCCTGGAAGCCGGGGTGCCGCTCGTCGTCTGGGACCCGGTTCAGGGTTTGCGCAGCCTTGTGGGCTGGCTGTTCTATCTCAAGGTGGCAATCCTGCTTTTTGTCCTCTGGGTGGCGATTGTTATCAAGAGGCCATTTTGCCGTGCGGTGTGTCCGATTGGTGCCATCTACTCTCTGTTCAACCGGGCAAGTTTGATGCGGATGAAACTGGACACCACCACCTGCACAAAGT